In Tachysurus fulvidraco isolate hzauxx_2018 chromosome 5, HZAU_PFXX_2.0, whole genome shotgun sequence, the genomic stretch GGTTAAATTTCGTCCCTACCCGCAATGGTAGAGGTGGTGGATTATAAATACCTGGGACTTCACATTAATAACAACCTGGACTGGAATAAAAACTCTGAATCTGTCTACAACAAGAGCCAGAGCCGCCTCTACTTTCTGTGGAGTCTGAAGTCCTTTAACATCTGCAGGACAATGCTGAAGATGTTCTACGAGTCTGTGGTAGCATATtacaatatattcatatatttattaaacagcTTATGTGAGAAACAAAATTGTGCAATTTAAAACAAAGAGCTATAGAATGAAATCATTATAGGAGGAGTTCAGTAGCAATTAGGATCATCAGTAACAGGCCGACGTCCTGCCTATTCGAGGCTTCATTCAAGGCTACACCGTTACAGAAGTTTCCTGAGCAACAGCGGACATCTGCCAACGTGGAATTTTGAAAATTTGCATCACAGAAACTTTTAGAGGCACATCCCTTGATTGTTAAGTTTGCCAAGGTCAAAactgggaaaagaaaaacattattaaagttGGTTAGAACTTTCCAGAAATGGATATGAAACAAAAGTTGATCATTTAGTTTAATCattttggaatttttttcaaaaatgtcaCATCCTCCTATCAGAAGTTGAGTGCTCTTTGCTCTTCCACTCCTGGAAGTTAATTTGTGAGTCTTTCCTGAACAATGCAGTGTCTGTGTTGTctaaagatttttatatttgcataCAGATGCTCATGATTGTTGTTCTATGGCTACAGCTTTCAAAGGGTGAACCACAGCAAATCATTGGATCTGTATATTTGATTTTACAGATTTTCAAACAATATCCCCTTTCCTAACAAACCCCTCCTATTTACATTCAGATTTAGGACTGGGACTGAGAGTGCACTTGCTTGTGCAGAATTAAACCCAGGCTACTGCCAGGCCACCAGGAATCTTTAACAACTGCTCatggttatttaaaaaatactcgAATCTCTATCTTtgcaacaaataataataaaatataaaggttTTATTCCAAAATGATAGCATTAATAGCAAGTGCTGTATTAATGAAAGTAACAATATACCCCTAACCTGTTCCAGTCATACAATGATCTTGATTTCCTACACAAGAAATGGAAGAGCTGCATGTCGTGTTTCTTAATCCATTGCAGATTAAACAATGAAGTCCATTTGGCTTGTTGGCTAAATCTGTGgatacacacatataatatacagtgccttgcgaaagtattcggcccccttgaactctgcgaccttttgccacatttcaggcttcaaacatattgatatgaaactgtaattttttgtgaagaatcaacaacaagtgggacacaatcatgaagtggaatgaaatttattggatatttcaaacttttttaacaaatcaaaaagtgaaaaattgggcgtgcaaaattattcgccccccttaagttaatactttgtagtgccaccttttgctgcgattacagctgtaagtcgcttggggtatgtctctatcagttttgcacatcgagagactgaaatttttgcccattcctcCTTGCAGAACAGCAAGAAAAGCAGGCCCaaaccatgatgctgccaccaccatgtttaacagtggggattgtgtgttcagggtgataaGCTGTGTTGCTTTTACACCAAACATAACGTTTTGCATTGttgccaaaaagttcaattttggtttcatctgaccagagcacatGTTTGGTGTGTCTCCCAGGTGGCTTGTGGCCAACTTTAAACGACACTTTTTATGGATATCTTTAagaaatggctttcttcttcccactcttccataaaggccagatttgtgcagtatacgactgattgttgtcctatggacagagtctcccacctcagctgtagatctctgcagttcatccagagtgatcatgggcctcttggctgcatcTCTGATCAGTCTTCTCCTTGTATGAGCTGAAAGTTTAGAGGGATGGCCAGGTCTTGGTAGATTTGCAGTGGTCTGATACTCCTACCATTTTAATATTATCGCTTGCACAGTGCTCCTTGGGATGTTTAAAGCTTGGGAAATCTTTTTGTATCCAAATccggctttaaacttctccacaacagtATCTCGGACCTGCCTGGTGTGTTCCTTGTTTTTCATGAGGCTCTCTGCGCATTAAACGGACCTCTGAGACAATCACAGTGCAGGTGCATTTATACGGAGActtgattacacacaggtggattctatttatcatcattagtcatttaggtcaacattggatcattcagagatcctcactgaacgtctggagagagtttgctgcactgaaagtaaaggggccgaataattttgcacgcccaatttttcagtttttgatttgttaaaaaagtttgaaatatccaataaatttcattccacttcatgattgtgtcccacttgttgttgattattcatagaaaattacagtttcatatcattatgtttgaagcctgaaatgtggcaaaaggtcacaaagttcaagggggctgaatactttcgcaaggcactgtatgtTGCTGTAGGCAAAAGTTCAGTATGGCTATTGATTATTCAGAAAAAAGTACTCAGCGATGAAAAGTAAGACCTTGTTTCTCACATAAACAATGcagtacagcaaaaaaaaatttttttatcaCATATCCCATTATAGGTCattgaggtcagagcacagagtcagccacTGACACATACCCCAGAGCAGAGAGGGTTCTTAGTCAAGCTCAAGGATCTTATAGTGGACGAATGGGAGTATTGAGGCTTGATCTCCTGAATTTCCGCTCAGTAACCCAAATAAATACTGAAACCATAATGAAACTTAAAGAAATAAGGTAAGCTTGTGGAACATGTCATTTATCAAAGTATTTTCTCTCTGGAGTTTTTTCAATTGCATTACAACTACTAAAAACACCATGAccatttattaatcatttttaatatgaaatattaactttaatatttaatatgtttttaaaatctaaagACGTGCCACTTcataaagcatttttatttacatttacagtcctGACATTTGCAAGTCTCTATCAATAAACACATCAATACTGGTTCACtaagatagacagatagatagactgatagacagatagatagatagatagatagatagatagatagatagatagatagatagatagatagatagatagatagatagatagatagatagatagatagatagatagatagatagatatagaaatTCTCTGAAATTAGTTGAGGCAACAGTTACGTAACAAgctgaaaatgtttaatataaaaatgggTAGACATGTTGTAGACTGAcggacatttttataaatatgtattaaacaaatagataaaataaaaaatacgtaataaaataatatacttgttgttaataattaaagtgtatgtttattaaataacttAGGAagagacagccagtgactcagctgttctgacTTTGTTCTGCAGTTTGTTTCACCACCTCAAAGAAACGTCCTGATGCATACTGAGAGACAATGGGACCACTTTCATTAATACTTactttcttattttaaaaaatcgcatttttttttttaaattttttttttttgttgagtcGTTTTAGGTTGAGTTTGTTCTTGGTCCGTGACCTAGTGAACTGACATGAGCATATGTTTCagatacagactatacagactacaaagcatttctgtaagtctctctggataacaGAGTTTCCTGAGTGCTGTGAGTGTAAATATTGCTATTTACTACATCTGGTGTTAGCAGCTCTGTAACATTCCCAACAATCATATAAAAAAGAGAAGGGAATGAATGGAAAATTGTGTTTTTCACCACTAAGGGGTGCTACAAACACAAGGCTGTGCTTTACTGATGCACCAGTGGACTCTTAGACATCacatataaacaataaatcatGACTCTGAGCCATGATTTATTGTTTATAGGCAGTCTGTGGATTTTCGTGGACTTAAAGGGACATTGTGACAGTGAGAATTGTTTAATTAGGGTACAACATCTTTTTCTTATTCTAGATGTGACAAGCTCAAAAATCATAAAGGACCattatttctataatattttaattcccTAAAATCCTGAAAATCCATAAAATTCTCTAAAGCTCCATATAAAAACTGTTCAGTGTGATTATTTATGAGTAAATACTCTGAGACCTCTGAGTTTTTACTAATCTTTTAAAACttactaatatttaaaaaatattttaaagatagatagatagatagatagatagatagatagatagatagatagatagatagatagatagatagatagatagacagacagacggacagacggacagacggacggacagccagacagacagccagacaggtACATacgtagatagatagatagatagatagatagatagatagatagatagatagatagatagatagatagatagatagataggtagataggtagatagatagatagatagatagatagatagatagatagatagatagatagatagatagatagatagacagacagacagacggacggacggacggacagccagacagacagacagacagacagacagacagacagacagacagacagacagacagacagacagacagatacatacgtagatagatagatagatagatagatagatagatagatagatagatagatagatagatagatagatagatagatagacagacagacagacggacggacggacggacggacagccagacagacggacagacagatacatacgtagatagatagatagatagatagatagatagatagatagatagatagatagatagatagacagacggacggacggacagccagacagacagccagacaggtACATacgtagatagatagatagatagatagatagatagatagatagatagatagatagatagatagatagatagatagatagatagacagacagacggacagacggacggacggacggacggacggacagccagacagccagacagacagccagacagacagacagacagacagacagacagacagacagatacatacgtagatagatagatagatagatagatagatagatagatagatagatagatagatagatagatagatagatagatagatagatagatagatagacggacggacggacggacggacagccagacagacggacagacagatacatacgtagatagatagatagatagatagatagatagatagatagatagatagatagatagatagatagatagatagactgttagacagatagatagatagatagatagatagatagatagatagatagatagatagatagatagatagatagatagatagatagatagatagatagacggacggacggacggacggacggacggacagacagacagacagacagacagacagacagacagacagacagatagatagatagatagatagatagatagatagatagatagatagatagatagatagatagatagatagatagatagatagatagataaacagacagacagatgatagatagatagatagatagatagatagatagatagatagatagatagatagatagatagatagatagatagatagatagatagatagatagatagatagatagatagatagatagataggaaggTAGGTAGATTGGACCATTATTTCTAATACCGCAAATCCATAAAACTCCCTAAAGctccatattaaaaaaaagttcagtgtGATTATTTATGAGTAAATTCTCTGAGACCTCTGAGTATTTACTAATCTTTAAAATGATAAGCATGTCATTCAAAATGGTGATGTAAATTACCATCATAGGTTTTAGAAAAGCCAGATTAGGATTAGCTGCTGTTTGGACTTTATTTCATACATCAAACCCCTGTAACATTAGCAGGGACCAGACTTGCTTGTAAGTGGAAGCTATGGAGAGCTTCAGCTCTACAATGATTAAAATCTACTGGGATTCAATTGGAATGAACTGGTAAATACTATATTATCATATAATTCTTGTCAGTTTACTTCTAAACAATTccatttacaattatttaattagtgGTAATGAACATATTTGGTAAATACAATTATCTGAAGTAGAGAgaaaaatcaaaatgaaaacttttataatatatgaatatatgtttTCTTACCAGGAATAATGAAGCGGTTGCAGTTATCAGACTTAcagcaagagagggagagaaaaccCATTGCTACTCCAACATTAGCTGTGTAAGTGGTTTCCAATCCACTTTTATTTGCATGCTTACAGACAGCCTGTGGAAGGCAGTCATGAATCTCTCCAATCATTTTCACTTTCAGCCCTTAAAcagacatttaaacataaagtCCATATCACGCCATGTACTGTTTAGTTTGTAGTTATGTTCTACTTGCTTTACAAGAGAAAGTTTCACATAGGACTTTTATCCTATGCTTACCTGGCACAGAATAATTGTATATCAAAGCAGCACATAAGTTGCCTGGTGGACAGTGTTGTGAAAATGTGGCACTCCACACTCCTGAATTACTGTTGTATCTTAAACAATCCAGCATGGTTacttgaaacaaacaaacagaaatttaaTGCACTAATAATGCGGGTACACAACATGCAGCTTGAAATACAAACATGCTCAAAACTTTTAAATTATAGTTGAATAAATGCAAAGTTAAATCTTATTTAATCAACTTATTAATAGCTATTTATGATATCtacaatgaaacaaaaactGTCAAAATGTCTGATGTGGTatcttagtggttaaggtgttggattactgattaaaaggttgtgagttctaaTCCCAGCTGTgcctgctgggcccctgagcaaggcccccaaTTCCTAATTGCTCagttttgaaatgaaataaaaagtgtaagtcactctgaataagggcatctgtcaaaatgccatgaatgtaaaatgttatAGCTGTTGATAAGGATTGCTGCTAATTGTTTCTAGTTCTTAAATTAAGCGTGAAACAAACATCCTGGTTTGTACATACTGGTTTGTTCAaaggtaagtaaataaatagaatattaaaataattacctGAGCAGAAGAGCGAGGAAGAGAAGTAGAAGACAAGAAGCAACTTCATTTTAATGGATAAATGTTGATTAGACTCTGTGTAACATAAGGAAAGGTTATTTAGTAGGAAGAAGACGGCATTACTTATTACTCAGGGCTGATTCTGGTTCAAGGCTCAGTTCTTGGcaatgtttgttttgatgagTAATCTAATGTGTGCTTACAGTAGATCAACATCATTAAAATGGCATAACATCTAATTACATGACACATACACTGCAATAGTACTTTTCCTTCTCAATCATTACTAAACTCATTTTGATGCAAAGCATTTGCTGAAATATATATTATCGGATTTTATTGGCAGACACCTTTGTCAAAAGCAGATTACATGTGAGGATGGATAGAAAGCTGAGTGATATATGATATCACAC encodes the following:
- the LOC113642779 gene encoding uncharacterized protein LOC113642779; this encodes MFSGRWEETEELRESPQARDWHQEFNSLVAGNAVFFLLNNLSLCYTESNQHLSIKMKLLLVFYFSSSLFCSVTMLDCLRYNSNSGVWSATFSQHCPPGNLCAALIYNYSVPGLKVKMIGEIHDCLPQAVCKHANKSGLETTYTANVGVAMGFLSLSCCKSDNCNRFIIPDLANKPNGLHCLICNGLRNTTCSSSISCVGNQDHCMTGTVLTLANLTIKGCASKSFCDANFQNSTLADVRCCSGNFCNGVALNEASNRQDVGLLLMILIATELLL